In the Naumovozyma dairenensis CBS 421 chromosome 4, complete genome genome, one interval contains:
- the NDAI0D05100 gene encoding uncharacterized protein → MVRRSAFYNFGQYIGLSSGGIQSAVFTSLDGVNGMSGWRWNFIIDEIISVVAGIIGFYSLSGDPHNCYSIFLTDDEIRLARKRVSEK, encoded by the coding sequence ATGGTACGTCGTTCAGCCTTCTATAATTTCGGACAATATATTGGTCTATCTTCAGGTGGTATTCAATCTGCAGTTTTCACCTCATTAGATGGAGTTAATGGAATGTCTGGATGGAGATGgaattttatcattgatgaaattataTCTGTTGTTGCTGGTATTATTGGTTTCTATTCATTATCTGGCGATCCACATAATTGTTATTCTATTTTCTTAACCGATGATGAAATAAGATTGGCAAGAAAGAGAGTTAGCGAAAAATAA
- the NDAI0D05110 gene encoding uncharacterized protein (similar to Saccharomyces cerevisiae SEO1 (YAL067C)) has product MASGAYLLLVKCLGRYSIPKVHDLSMVTPGLGMVYLAIAGIVADKSHSRWFTICATQIFNFIGNVILAAWDVSENAKWFAFFYNVLGGVWHQLVXXXXXXXVVMNILAQSSTAWLSVLVWKTSESRRYLKGFTFTACCAFCLSLWTFVVLYFYKRDEKKHAKENGIILYNSSLGDNKPN; this is encoded by the coding sequence ATGGCTTCTGGTGCTTATCTTTTACTGGTTAAGTGTTTAGGAAGATACTCTATTCCCAAAGTGCATGATTTATCGATGGTTACTCCAGGTCTAGGTATGGTTTACTTGGCTATTGCTGGTATTGTTGCAGATAAATCTCATTCTCGTTGGTTTACAATTTGTGCCACtcaaatcttcaatttcattgGTAACGTAATTTTAGCTGCCTGGGATGTTTCCGAAAATGCTAAATGGTTTGCATTCTTTTACAATGTACTGGGTGGAGTGTGGCACCAGTTAGTANNNNNNNNNNNNNNNNNNNNAGTTGTCATGAACATCTTGGCCCAATCATCCACCGCCTGGTTAAGTGTTCTTGTATGGAAAACTAGTGAATCACGTAGATATTTGAAAGGTTTCACGTTCACGGCCTGTTGTGCCTTCTGTCTCTCACTATGGACCTTTGTTGTTCTTTACTTTTACAAGCGTGACGAAAAGAAACATGCCAAGGAAAACGGTATTATTCTTTACAATTCCTCCTTGGGTGACAACAAACCAAATTGA